One genomic window of Gloeocapsopsis sp. IPPAS B-1203 includes the following:
- a CDS encoding Hsp20/alpha crystallin family protein encodes MALIRWEPFREVDSLQRDMNRLFDSLMRTGDGETSSMAFVPAAEIEETPEAVHLKLEIPGMEAKDLDVQVTAEAVAVSGERKSETKTEEKGMTRSEFRYGSFRRVIPLPTRIKNDEVQAEYKNGVLDLTLPKAEAEKNKVVKVNIG; translated from the coding sequence ATGGCATTAATTCGTTGGGAACCATTTCGTGAAGTTGATAGTTTACAACGGGACATGAACCGCCTATTCGATAGCTTGATGCGTACTGGTGATGGTGAAACTAGTAGTATGGCGTTTGTTCCTGCGGCTGAGATTGAAGAAACTCCTGAAGCAGTTCATCTCAAGCTGGAAATTCCAGGAATGGAAGCCAAAGATTTGGATGTCCAAGTAACTGCGGAAGCTGTTGCTGTCAGTGGTGAACGCAAAAGCGAAACGAAAACAGAAGAAAAAGGTATGACTCGCTCAGAGTTTCGTTATGGTTCTTTTAGAAGAGTGATTCCACTGCCAACTCGGATCAAGAACGATGAAGTTCAAGCAGAATACAAAAATGGTGTTTTAGACTTAACTTTGCCTAAAGCTGAAGCAGAAAAGAACAAAGTTGTTAAAGTGAATATTGGTTAA
- a CDS encoding Ppx/GppA phosphatase family protein, producing MVNLVSASSISLPTVVMQQEKILAAIDLGTNSLHMVVVRIKPELPTFSIIAREKDTVRLGDRTTDGNLKPEVIERAIATLGRFQEIARSLNADTIVAVATSAVRESPNGKEFLQQVKNELDLNVDLISGQEEARRIYLGVLSAMELNSHPHGIIDIGGGSTELILGDSHEPRSLSSTKVGAVRLSSEFVTTDPISNAEFQFLQAYVRGMLERPVEELLAKLQPDEKLRLLGTSGTIETLAVIHAREKLGMVPSPLTGYQLSLKDLREILNHLRKLSYAERATIPGMSDRRSEIIVAGLIILQEAMMLLGADSITICERALREGVIVDWMLTHGLIEDRLRYQGSVRQRSVIRTAQKYQVKLEYSDRVAAFALSLFDQTQGVLHNWGTEERELLWASAILHNCGHFVSHSSHHKHSYYLIRNGELLGYTETELELIANIARYHRRSAPKKKHDNYRNLPTKQHRQTVSQLSALLRIAVALDRRQIGAIAQVRCEYRPEAQEFHLWLTPSQPGDDCALELWSLDYKKDVFEAEYNVKLIATLKASESQIEPPIMLS from the coding sequence ATGGTCAATTTAGTATCAGCCAGTTCAATAAGTCTTCCTACTGTGGTAATGCAGCAGGAAAAAATCCTCGCTGCCATAGACTTGGGAACAAACTCCTTACATATGGTAGTCGTGCGCATTAAACCGGAACTACCAACTTTTAGTATCATTGCCCGAGAAAAAGACACTGTTAGGTTAGGCGATCGCACAACTGATGGAAATTTAAAGCCTGAAGTAATTGAAAGAGCGATCGCAACTTTGGGTAGGTTCCAAGAAATTGCCCGCAGCCTCAATGCAGACACGATTGTTGCTGTAGCGACAAGTGCGGTACGCGAATCTCCCAACGGCAAAGAGTTCTTACAACAGGTAAAAAATGAACTCGATCTCAATGTTGACTTAATTTCAGGGCAAGAAGAAGCAAGACGCATTTATCTTGGCGTTTTGTCTGCAATGGAACTTAATAGCCATCCGCACGGAATTATTGATATTGGTGGCGGTTCCACAGAACTCATTCTCGGTGATAGTCACGAACCGCGATCGCTAAGCAGTACTAAAGTCGGTGCAGTGCGGCTTTCAAGCGAATTTGTCACGACTGATCCCATTAGCAATGCAGAGTTTCAATTCTTGCAAGCATATGTGCGTGGGATGTTAGAACGTCCTGTCGAAGAATTGCTAGCCAAGTTGCAACCTGATGAAAAACTCCGCTTGTTGGGAACTTCGGGGACAATTGAAACACTAGCAGTCATCCATGCACGAGAAAAATTAGGGATGGTTCCCTCGCCGTTAACAGGCTACCAACTGAGTCTTAAAGACTTACGGGAAATCCTCAACCACTTGCGCAAACTAAGTTATGCCGAACGCGCCACAATTCCTGGAATGTCGGATCGCCGATCTGAGATTATTGTTGCTGGGTTAATTATTCTGCAAGAAGCCATGATGCTGTTGGGTGCAGATTCTATTACAATCTGCGAACGAGCGCTGCGTGAAGGTGTCATTGTAGATTGGATGCTGACTCATGGCTTAATTGAAGATCGCTTACGTTATCAAGGTTCGGTACGCCAACGCAGTGTGATTAGAACCGCCCAAAAATATCAAGTTAAGTTAGAGTATAGCGATCGCGTTGCCGCTTTTGCGCTGAGCTTATTCGATCAAACCCAAGGAGTACTACACAACTGGGGAACCGAAGAACGCGAACTTCTCTGGGCATCTGCAATTTTACATAACTGCGGTCATTTTGTTAGTCATTCTTCGCACCACAAACATTCATACTACCTCATCCGGAATGGCGAACTCCTCGGCTATACAGAAACTGAACTTGAACTGATTGCTAATATTGCCCGCTATCATCGCCGCAGTGCCCCTAAAAAAAAGCACGATAACTATCGCAACTTACCTACAAAACAGCACCGCCAAACGGTAAGTCAACTCAGTGCATTGCTGCGAATAGCCGTTGCCCTTGATCGCCGTCAGATTGGTGCGATCGCGCAAGTTCGGTGCGAATATCGCCCAGAAGCCCAAGAATTTCACTTGTGGCTAACTCCATCGCAACCAGGTGATGACTGTGCCCTAGAATTGTGGAGTTTGGATTATAAAAAGGATGTTTTCGAGGCTGAATATAATGTCAAGCTAATAGCCACCCTAAAAGCTTCTGAATCTCAAATCGAGCCTCCAATCATGCTAAGTTGA
- a CDS encoding 4-hydroxybenzoate solanesyltransferase — translation MTQHEQNSEPTWFTIIRLLRWDKPEGRLILMIPALWAVFLAAQGTPPLPLVGVIVLGTLATSAAGCVVNDLWDRNIDPQVQRTRNRPIASRALSVKIGVVIALAALICAFGLSLYLNTLSFVLCVAAVPVILLYPGAKRVFPVPQLVLSIAWGFGVLISWSAVTGSLSLPAWLLWGATVLWTLGFDTVYALSDRDDDRRIGINSSALFFGNYAADAIGIFFIGTVALLAWLGIELQLHLAFWIALALATAGWIWQYIRLKQKDIPNSAYAEMFRQNVWLGFLVLAGMIAGSLS, via the coding sequence CTGACACAGCACGAACAGAACTCTGAACCAACGTGGTTTACAATCATTCGCTTATTGCGCTGGGATAAGCCTGAAGGAAGGTTAATTCTCATGATTCCCGCACTTTGGGCAGTCTTTTTAGCCGCGCAGGGAACACCACCATTACCGCTTGTTGGTGTGATTGTCTTAGGAACTCTCGCGACAAGTGCGGCGGGTTGTGTTGTTAACGATCTCTGGGATCGCAATATCGATCCGCAAGTGCAAAGAACCCGCAATCGTCCCATAGCATCTCGTGCGCTTTCTGTCAAGATAGGGGTTGTAATTGCCTTAGCTGCGTTGATCTGCGCGTTTGGGTTATCGCTGTATCTCAACACCTTATCATTTGTGCTATGTGTCGCTGCTGTACCAGTTATTCTCTTATATCCTGGCGCGAAACGTGTATTTCCCGTTCCCCAATTAGTTCTTTCGATCGCTTGGGGATTTGGCGTATTAATTAGCTGGAGTGCAGTAACAGGATCGCTATCGTTACCAGCATGGTTACTTTGGGGAGCAACGGTACTATGGACATTAGGTTTTGATACAGTTTATGCATTGAGCGATCGCGATGACGATCGCCGCATTGGTATAAATTCTAGCGCTTTATTCTTTGGCAATTATGCAGCAGATGCGATCGGTATTTTCTTTATTGGAACAGTTGCTTTGCTTGCTTGGCTAGGTATCGAATTACAGCTTCATCTTGCTTTTTGGATTGCGCTTGCACTAGCTACAGCAGGTTGGATTTGGCAGTATATTCGTTTAAAACAAAAAGATATTCCAAATTCAGCTTATGCAGAGATGTTTCGCCAAAATGTTTGGTTAGGTTTTCTTGTACTTGCTGGCATGATTGCTGGAAGTTTGAGTTAA
- a CDS encoding TIGR00725 family protein: MNQHTRKTIIGVMGPGEQATTTDLQNAYQLGYLIAQQGWILLTGGRNVGVMEAANQGAKAAQGLTVGILPGNDTSGVSPAVDIAIITDMGNARNNINVLSSDVVIACGMGAGTASEIALAIKSNKPVILLNDDINSNDFFQKLAPKKIDVAQSVNDAIALTQNVLVSR; the protein is encoded by the coding sequence ATGAATCAACATACTCGTAAAACTATTATTGGGGTGATGGGTCCTGGCGAACAAGCAACTACAACTGATTTACAAAATGCTTATCAGCTAGGATATCTCATTGCTCAACAAGGATGGATACTGCTAACTGGTGGTAGAAATGTCGGCGTGATGGAAGCTGCAAATCAAGGCGCAAAAGCAGCCCAAGGTTTAACCGTTGGTATTCTTCCTGGTAACGATACAAGTGGCGTTTCTCCTGCGGTTGATATTGCAATTATTACTGATATGGGTAATGCCAGAAATAATATTAACGTGCTTTCGAGTGATGTTGTCATTGCTTGCGGTATGGGTGCAGGAACCGCCTCAGAAATAGCTTTAGCAATCAAATCAAACAAGCCAGTCATTTTGTTGAATGATGACATTAATAGCAATGATTTTTTTCAGAAATTAGCACCAAAAAAGATTGATGTTGCTCAAAGTGTAAATGATGCGATCGCTTTAACTCAAAACGTGTTAGTTAGCCGATAA
- a CDS encoding Uma2 family endonuclease: MNTAANVRWTTADIDLFPDDGNRYEIVDGELLVSKAPHWKHQEICVKIGTQLELWSSKNNLGKVAFAPGIIFTEADNVIPDVVWASNQRLAAILDDAGHLTDAPELVIEVLSPGELQEKRDRQLKLKLYSVQGVQEYWIIDPQKQQVEIYRRENAVLKLAATLYKEDDLNSPLLPDFSCSVAQIFN; the protein is encoded by the coding sequence ATGAATACTGCAGCAAATGTCCGCTGGACAACAGCTGATATAGATTTATTTCCAGATGACGGAAATCGTTACGAAATTGTTGATGGAGAGTTGTTAGTGAGTAAAGCACCTCACTGGAAGCATCAAGAAATTTGTGTCAAAATCGGTACACAATTAGAGCTTTGGTCAAGTAAAAACAATTTAGGAAAAGTTGCTTTCGCACCAGGAATCATCTTTACAGAAGCAGATAATGTGATTCCAGACGTAGTTTGGGCAAGTAATCAACGTTTGGCAGCAATACTAGATGATGCAGGACATTTAACTGATGCACCAGAGTTAGTCATTGAGGTACTATCTCCAGGAGAATTACAAGAGAAACGCGATCGCCAACTCAAACTGAAACTCTATTCAGTTCAAGGCGTACAAGAATATTGGATTATCGATCCTCAAAAGCAGCAGGTAGAAATTTATCGGCGAGAAAATGCTGTGTTGAAACTAGCAGCAACTTTATATAAAGAAGACGATTTAAATAGTCCTCTTTTACCTGATTTTAGTTGTAGTGTTGCGCAGATATTTAACTAG
- a CDS encoding pyridoxamine 5'-phosphate oxidase family protein: METPYHAGELAVQNQAGVQAEAASLGNIIGAIIKPAAKDFLQDQRFAIASTIDSNNVWASLLTGKPGFVQAIGDRTINIQATIPSESLQIGLLVIDFATRRRLRINGKATRKSDDSTDIATQQVYFNCPKYIQRRHLVADATQLSTTSVQDFNSLTVKQQQWITHADTFFIASMHPESGADASHRGGYPGFVQVVNAKQLVFPDYVGNNMFNTLGNITVNPNSGLLFVDFECGNTLQLTGKASIIWDERTQQFSGAERLVEFQIEGVRETINATNLRWKFAEYSPFNSVL, from the coding sequence ATGGAAACTCCTTACCACGCCGGAGAACTTGCGGTTCAAAATCAAGCGGGAGTGCAAGCAGAAGCTGCAAGCTTGGGAAATATCATTGGTGCAATTATTAAACCAGCAGCAAAAGACTTTTTGCAAGATCAAAGATTTGCGATCGCATCCACTATTGATTCAAATAATGTATGGGCATCGTTGTTGACTGGAAAACCTGGATTTGTGCAAGCGATCGGCGATCGCACCATCAACATTCAAGCGACAATTCCTAGCGAATCACTGCAAATTGGTTTGCTAGTTATCGATTTTGCAACTCGACGACGCTTAAGAATTAACGGGAAAGCTACGAGAAAATCTGATGATAGTACTGATATCGCAACTCAACAAGTTTATTTCAATTGCCCCAAATATATCCAGCGGCGTCATTTAGTTGCAGATGCCACTCAGCTATCTACTACGTCTGTTCAAGATTTTAATAGTCTCACTGTAAAACAGCAACAGTGGATTACTCATGCTGATACATTCTTTATTGCCAGTATGCATCCTGAAAGTGGTGCTGATGCATCGCATCGTGGTGGGTATCCTGGATTTGTTCAGGTAGTGAATGCGAAGCAACTTGTATTTCCTGATTATGTTGGTAATAATATGTTCAATACTTTGGGTAATATTACGGTTAATCCAAATTCAGGCTTGTTGTTTGTTGATTTTGAATGTGGTAACACATTACAACTTACAGGAAAAGCTAGCATCATTTGGGATGAACGTACACAGCAATTTTCAGGTGCAGAACGTCTTGTAGAATTTCAAATTGAAGGCGTTAGAGAAACTATTAATGCTACAAATCTACGATGGAAGTTTGCAGAATACTCTCCGTTTAATTCGGTATTGTAA
- a CDS encoding glutathione S-transferase family protein: MLKLYDFPLSGNCHKVRLMLSLLQLDYELIPVNLKEGEQKTAAFLQLNPLGQVPVLIDDDLVVWDSQAILVYLARRYGGEQWLPTDADSISKVMQWLSITANNVQSSIAAARLHFLFNTQLDLDVAQQKAYQILQIFNEHLSKRDWLECDRLTIADIACFPYIALAPQGKISLDAYPHVTNWINRIKDLPGYISMPGIAG, from the coding sequence ATGTTGAAATTGTACGATTTCCCACTATCAGGCAACTGCCACAAAGTACGGTTAATGTTGTCACTGTTGCAACTTGATTATGAGCTAATACCTGTCAACTTGAAGGAAGGCGAACAGAAAACAGCAGCGTTTTTGCAACTGAATCCGTTAGGGCAAGTACCAGTACTCATTGACGATGACTTGGTAGTTTGGGATTCGCAGGCAATTCTAGTTTATCTCGCGCGCCGCTATGGAGGTGAACAATGGCTCCCTACGGATGCAGACTCAATAAGTAAAGTCATGCAGTGGCTATCAATAACAGCTAATAACGTCCAAAGTAGTATAGCTGCGGCTAGGTTGCATTTCTTATTTAATACCCAGCTAGATTTAGATGTAGCACAACAGAAAGCTTACCAAATTCTGCAAATATTCAATGAACACTTGAGTAAACGTGACTGGTTAGAATGCGATCGCTTGACGATTGCAGACATTGCCTGTTTTCCTTACATCGCGTTAGCACCACAAGGCAAAATTTCTTTAGATGCTTATCCTCATGTCACTAATTGGATCAACCGTATCAAAGATCTTCCTGGTTACATCAGTATGCCAGGTATTGCAGGGTAG
- a CDS encoding TetR/AcrR family transcriptional regulator yields the protein MSKDKEVIIELLKVFRQYGYEGATLTRLSQATGLGKASLYHHFPKGKEEMAQAVLNYLKDWMETNIFATLRSHSQPIERIQAMTQKVNELYNCGEHTCLLAVLSLESKLFATEIQKALTCWISSLAQVLIDAGFEEKLAHQKAEDAILQIQGSLILARGLDDTAPFQRVLQRLPEELLKS from the coding sequence ATGTCCAAAGACAAAGAAGTCATTATCGAATTACTCAAAGTTTTTCGGCAATATGGGTACGAAGGGGCAACATTAACGCGACTTTCGCAAGCTACAGGTTTAGGTAAAGCCAGTCTTTATCATCATTTTCCCAAAGGTAAAGAAGAAATGGCGCAAGCTGTTCTCAATTATCTCAAGGACTGGATGGAGACAAATATTTTTGCAACGTTGCGCAGTCACAGTCAACCGATCGAGCGAATTCAGGCGATGACGCAAAAAGTTAATGAATTGTACAATTGCGGCGAACACACCTGTCTTCTAGCAGTATTATCACTCGAATCAAAGTTGTTTGCGACAGAAATTCAAAAGGCTTTAACCTGTTGGATTAGCAGTTTGGCACAGGTTTTGATTGATGCTGGATTTGAAGAAAAACTAGCGCACCAAAAAGCAGAAGATGCCATATTACAAATTCAAGGTTCATTAATACTAGCACGAGGTTTAGACGACACAGCACCTTTTCAGCGTGTTTTACAGCGTTTACCTGAAGAGTTATTGAAAAGCTAG
- a CDS encoding HepT-like ribonuclease domain-containing protein yields the protein MLGAVYAAMQFVKNMTFAEFEKDRKTIFASNRAIQITGEAAKKIPEIMVMMPPILEDLQEDDSCLLKISSN from the coding sequence ATTCTTGGTGCTGTATATGCTGCCATGCAGTTTGTAAAAAATATGACCTTTGCTGAATTTGAGAAGGATAGAAAAACAATTTTTGCATCAAATAGAGCAATTCAAATCACTGGGGAAGCAGCAAAAAAGATTCCAGAAATAATGGTAATGATGCCTCCTATTTTGGAAGATTTGCAAGAAGATGACTCATGCTTGTTGAAAATATCAAGTAATTAA
- a CDS encoding PD-(D/E)XK nuclease family protein gives MPSNIDLLPAISAKSIRLEGKQFFVDDKGDRLPSVTTILNATKPQEQRERLFNWRQRVGAEEANKIAGSASRRGTQTHKQIQRYLLGKDTICSQNSLPYWESIQPVLQDIDTVRLVEGSIFHYDLGYSGKVDCVASYKDTPVLCEWKTADKPKGSIERLYEYPLQLAAYLGAVNHSYQDYGIKLDHALLVVAIPDTPAEVFWFEPAQIQHYWQQWIERVEAYRKSQKLEFDW, from the coding sequence ATGCCGTCAAATATCGATTTGTTACCTGCAATCTCAGCAAAATCAATTCGGCTAGAAGGAAAGCAATTTTTTGTGGATGATAAAGGCGATCGCTTACCCAGTGTCACGACAATTCTCAACGCTACCAAACCGCAAGAACAACGGGAAAGACTTTTCAATTGGCGACAGCGTGTTGGTGCAGAGGAAGCCAATAAAATTGCTGGAAGTGCGAGTCGTCGAGGTACGCAGACACATAAACAAATTCAGCGCTATCTTTTAGGTAAAGATACAATTTGTTCTCAAAATAGTCTTCCTTACTGGGAAAGTATCCAACCAGTATTACAAGATATCGATACTGTGCGTCTAGTTGAAGGTTCAATTTTTCACTACGACTTAGGCTACTCTGGTAAAGTCGATTGCGTTGCGAGTTACAAAGATACTCCTGTTCTGTGCGAGTGGAAAACTGCCGATAAACCTAAAGGTTCCATTGAGCGACTTTATGAATATCCCCTACAACTTGCTGCTTATCTTGGAGCTGTCAATCATTCTTATCAAGATTATGGCATTAAGCTTGACCATGCACTCTTAGTTGTTGCGATTCCAGACACACCAGCCGAAGTTTTTTGGTTTGAACCAGCACAAATTCAACATTATTGGCAACAGTGGATTGAGCGAGTAGAAGCTTACCGAAAATCACAAAAGCTGGAGTTTGATTGGTAG
- a CDS encoding S-layer homology domain-containing protein, giving the protein MSRIHRLAGTLWVAMVIQSTSAIAFFAVPEASAQTPPATISTPDAIQQVVAAGLMNNYADGQFHPERFISRAELASILVNAFALDTRAAATQENLVEVQDVPASHWAFNNIQTVLKTGIMRGYRGNMFFPNQRVNRAEAFAIFAQAYGVYQFPDDTVAEILTPYPDAASVPTWARRSIATALNEGFVNIDAQGNIRPLQPVTRGDMAYALSRYLTKQQQPGV; this is encoded by the coding sequence ATGTCCCGAATACATCGGCTTGCTGGTACACTTTGGGTGGCGATGGTCATTCAAAGTACGAGTGCGATCGCGTTTTTCGCAGTACCCGAAGCGAGCGCACAAACACCACCTGCAACAATATCTACTCCTGATGCAATCCAACAGGTCGTTGCTGCGGGGTTGATGAATAATTATGCTGATGGGCAATTTCATCCTGAACGATTTATTAGTCGCGCTGAACTTGCATCAATTTTAGTCAATGCCTTTGCCCTTGATACACGTGCGGCTGCTACACAAGAAAACTTAGTAGAAGTTCAAGATGTTCCTGCTTCGCACTGGGCGTTTAACAATATTCAAACTGTGTTGAAAACTGGTATTATGCGCGGCTATCGGGGAAATATGTTTTTTCCTAATCAAAGGGTAAATCGTGCGGAAGCCTTCGCGATTTTTGCCCAAGCATACGGAGTCTATCAATTTCCTGATGATACCGTTGCCGAGATTCTCACGCCATATCCCGATGCCGCATCCGTTCCCACATGGGCAAGACGCTCTATCGCCACAGCATTAAATGAAGGATTTGTCAATATTGATGCTCAAGGTAATATTAGACCACTACAGCCAGTGACGCGCGGTGATATGGCGTATGCACTCAGCAGATATTTAACAAAACAACAGCAACCAGGAGTATGA
- a CDS encoding chromophore lyase CpcT/CpeT, whose amino-acid sequence MGSKKSIAILVSAAVFTYASPINAAPANRQPSPAQQVQEVVSHLDGAMDTSAQARANPNAPDVRITNCKVIVKNAAAIARPHAVFMYQEQALSQRLSQPYRQRFLRIAPSVDNNSIESAVFRPPTLQAWIGLCNKPEAQRIINVKDIGTSNCSVFLRRQQQNYIGETSASGCPSNYKGAVRITNRITLHQAGMDTWDRGFDATGNQVWGAESEAYQFRWIGGNRGAEEQRSNDL is encoded by the coding sequence GTGGGAAGTAAAAAGAGTATTGCAATATTAGTGAGTGCTGCTGTTTTCACTTATGCGAGTCCGATTAACGCTGCGCCTGCAAATCGTCAACCTTCACCTGCACAACAAGTGCAGGAAGTTGTTTCTCACCTTGATGGCGCGATGGATACCTCAGCGCAAGCCCGTGCTAACCCTAATGCACCAGATGTCCGCATCACGAATTGTAAAGTGATAGTCAAAAATGCTGCTGCGATCGCGCGTCCTCATGCAGTATTTATGTATCAAGAACAAGCACTTTCACAACGACTTTCCCAGCCTTATCGTCAGCGTTTTTTGCGAATTGCACCGAGTGTAGATAACAATAGTATCGAGTCAGCTGTTTTTCGACCCCCAACACTCCAAGCTTGGATTGGTTTATGCAATAAACCTGAAGCGCAACGCATCATTAACGTGAAAGATATTGGCACGTCAAACTGTAGTGTCTTTCTGCGTCGTCAACAACAGAATTATATCGGAGAAACATCCGCGTCGGGATGTCCAAGTAATTACAAAGGTGCAGTACGAATCACAAATCGCATCACTTTACACCAAGCAGGTATGGATACTTGGGATCGCGGCTTTGATGCTACTGGTAATCAAGTTTGGGGTGCAGAAAGTGAGGCTTATCAATTTCGTTGGATAGGAGGGAACAGGGGAGCAGAGGAGCAGAGGAGCAATGACTTGTAG
- a CDS encoding GTPase family protein: MVRLKVWQWVILATPIAAIIGFLLFAAGWQIHEWRVNWIWGVFILVFVGWRWLLVKWTRLAVAQVEAVVTEVSQELASASDEMLPIKSDTATRVETALQETLKKAQSDRPIWEDWQIFWQRCQNLVVAVAHIYHPEVKYPLLNIYIPQAYGLIRGTVDDMDRWMQKLSPALNQVTVGQAYQAYEVYQKLEPSARKVWQAWNWAQWLLNPAVAVAKQATQRSSNQATQQLLVNLSQLLREAALRNLCKQAIALYSGTTLPSTFSPTTPTLPKAQTQTLREILEKAEPVEEVKQKPVSILLAGRTGAGKSSLINTLFQAELAEVDVLPSTDRIQNYHWQSDTGELMLWDTPGYEQANRDDLRELVLDYATNADLLLIVTPALDPALQMDVDFLQDIKTEVADLPAIAVVTQVDRLRPIREWEPPYDWEWGERPKEIAIREATAYRAQLLSECDLVLPVVTGGLNTGRTAWGIDALSLALVEAISPAKQLRLARFLRNLEARTVAAAKIIDHYTFQMTTTQGLAALLKSPVLQFISTVSTGSSTLAYILAEQIPVEQLPVVIGKLQMAYELFSLLKPGNKRNFDLLSLWSLLLENTSAPERNAWAFGHALVEYWTENLSVEELQQRFEKYLQQA, from the coding sequence ATGGTGCGACTTAAAGTGTGGCAATGGGTTATATTGGCAACTCCAATTGCAGCAATTATCGGTTTCTTACTGTTCGCAGCAGGTTGGCAAATTCATGAGTGGCGAGTGAATTGGATTTGGGGTGTATTCATTCTTGTATTCGTTGGTTGGCGTTGGTTGCTGGTGAAGTGGACTCGCCTAGCCGTGGCGCAGGTCGAAGCAGTTGTCACTGAAGTTAGCCAGGAATTAGCATCTGCAAGCGATGAGATGCTACCAATCAAAAGTGATACCGCAACTCGAGTAGAAACTGCACTACAAGAAACTTTGAAAAAAGCACAAAGCGATCGCCCGATTTGGGAAGATTGGCAAATTTTTTGGCAACGCTGTCAGAATCTTGTCGTTGCTGTTGCCCATATTTATCATCCCGAAGTAAAGTACCCTTTACTCAATATCTATATTCCTCAAGCTTACGGATTGATTCGGGGAACTGTCGATGATATGGATCGGTGGATGCAAAAGTTATCCCCCGCACTCAATCAAGTTACCGTAGGGCAAGCATATCAAGCCTATGAAGTGTATCAAAAACTCGAACCATCAGCGCGAAAAGTTTGGCAAGCTTGGAACTGGGCGCAGTGGTTGTTAAACCCAGCAGTAGCAGTCGCTAAACAAGCAACTCAACGTTCGAGTAACCAAGCAACGCAGCAATTATTAGTTAATTTAAGTCAATTACTCCGCGAAGCTGCTTTACGCAACTTATGTAAGCAAGCGATCGCACTTTACAGCGGTACTACGCTACCTAGCACGTTTTCCCCTACAACACCAACACTCCCCAAAGCACAAACGCAAACACTGCGCGAAATCTTAGAGAAAGCTGAACCTGTCGAGGAAGTTAAGCAAAAGCCTGTCAGTATCTTACTTGCTGGGCGCACTGGTGCAGGAAAAAGCAGCTTAATTAACACCTTATTTCAAGCTGAGTTAGCAGAAGTGGATGTGTTACCGAGTACGGATCGCATTCAAAACTATCATTGGCAATCTGATACTGGAGAACTAATGCTGTGGGATACACCAGGCTACGAACAAGCGAACCGTGATGATTTGCGCGAACTTGTCCTTGATTATGCTACGAATGCAGATTTACTTCTCATCGTTACCCCAGCACTCGATCCGGCGTTGCAAATGGATGTAGACTTTCTGCAAGATATCAAAACCGAAGTTGCAGATTTACCTGCGATCGCGGTTGTTACCCAAGTCGATCGTCTGCGTCCAATCCGTGAGTGGGAACCTCCGTATGATTGGGAATGGGGCGAGCGCCCGAAAGAAATTGCCATTCGCGAAGCAACTGCATATCGCGCTCAATTACTCAGTGAATGCGATCTTGTTTTACCTGTGGTTACTGGCGGTCTTAATACAGGTCGAACAGCGTGGGGAATCGATGCACTATCCTTAGCCTTAGTCGAGGCGATTTCTCCTGCAAAGCAACTGCGACTTGCACGATTTTTGCGTAACTTAGAAGCCCGCACAGTTGCTGCTGCTAAAATTATTGACCATTACACTTTCCAGATGACAACTACCCAAGGACTCGCCGCACTCCTCAAAAGTCCTGTTTTACAATTCATCTCTACAGTTTCCACAGGTTCTTCCACGCTTGCCTATATCTTAGCCGAGCAAATTCCTGTAGAACAGTTGCCTGTTGTGATTGGTAAGCTACAAATGGCGTATGAGCTTTTCTCGCTTTTGAAGCCTGGTAATAAGCGTAACTTCGATCTTCTCTCGCTTTGGTCACTTTTATTAGAAAATACCTCAGCACCAGAGCGTAACGCTTGGGCATTTGGTCATGCTTTAGTAGAATATTGGACAGAAAATCTTAGCGTTGAAGAACTGCAACAGCGGTTTGAAAAATACTTACAGCAGGCTTGA